CGTGAACACCGATTCCGGCCCCTGAACGGGCCGGTATTGCTGCACCACATTGCCTTTGCTCAGGTTGTAAACGGCCCGCACGGTTTTTCGCACTACCTCCTCCGGCGTGAGGTAGGCAAGCATATCCGCCAAACCACGTTCATTGAGCTTATCGCGCAGAGGTGCATCGCTGCTATCGAGATCGGGTAAGGGCTCCGGCGTGGCTTGGGGTTGTGGTGTTGGCGTGGCTGAGGGTAACGGCGTAGGCCTTGCTGGCACAGGCGTGGGCGCTGGGGTGGCCACCGGGATTTCGTCGATATCGGGCGATGGGCGTTCGTGCCAAAAGAAAAAGTAGCCCAAGCCGATCGCCGCCAGAATCACAAACACCACAAAGGGCAATACCGGTGAAACGCGTGATGGATCTTCCTCGTTAGTGTAACGGTCTTCTGGGTTTGGCACGGTGGCACCTCCTTTTAGCGATTCCCATGCAATGAGATTTGCGCCAACTACGATAGTTCCTTTGGGGCGCTCTTGCCAGTATAGAGTCGCTTTTGTATCGTGGCGATAGAGGCCGCAAACATGCTGTTGTTTCCCACCAAGTTGGATGCCGATCTCACCGGTGTGCCCCTGGTGACCACACTGGTTGGCTTGGCTTGTGTCTTAATTTTTCTGGTCCAGGCCCTCTCCTGGGAAGAATACGAAAGCGCTCTCGACAACTTCTGCCAGAACGAGTTACGCGGCCACCTGAAACTCGAATTGCCCCGCAATGATTGTATCGACCTGATGGCCCAATTGGACTTCGCCAGTGACGCCGAAAGCCAGCTGAACAAACTGCAACAACACGCTCCTTTCAAGCGTTACCAACGTCAGGACATACTCGATACTTTCGAACGCTTACAGCAAATTGTGCCCGACCCCGCCACCAAACAATGGTGGCTCTCCCCCACAGAAACCGGCCCCTGGCAGATCATGGTTGCGAGCTTAACCCATGCCACCATAGGGCAACTTGCGCTCAATTTGGGGTTTTTCTTTGCCTTTGCGATTTCCGCTGAATTAATACTGGGGCACTTTGGCTTTATGATTTTTTTTGTTGCCGGTGCC
The Alteromonadaceae bacterium 2753L.S.0a.02 DNA segment above includes these coding regions:
- a CDS encoding membrane associated rhomboid family serine protease — encoded protein: MLLFPTKLDADLTGVPLVTTLVGLACVLIFLVQALSWEEYESALDNFCQNELRGHLKLELPRNDCIDLMAQLDFASDAESQLNKLQQHAPFKRYQRQDILDTFERLQQIVPDPATKQWWLSPTETGPWQIMVASLTHATIGQLALNLGFFFAFAISAELILGHFGFMIFFVAGALFSGWVNYWFVNTISSSQPYLGLTGVVTATMVFITLVYPHKFLRFFFWVIFISGTFRLPLLLVSVGYLSNELYTVAINNGAEANGLARVNVGAHLGGAIIGTLTALGVHCWQILKKRKTQRE